TTTCCAACTCGGTGGTGGCGTAGTCGCTGTACAGGGAGGCGAACAGTCCGAACTGCGCGCGGTAGTCGCCACGCCGTACGGTCAAAAACAGCTCCGACCAGTCCGGCTCGTACAGCCGCGTGTACGCGAAGCCCGACAGGTAGTAGTCGTTGTCGATGAGCCACGGCTCGCGCGGGGTCGCCTCCAGGCTCAGCGGCATGCGCGCGTAGCCGTGCAGCGCGAATACGGTGTCGACGCCGGCGGTGACGGCGCCCGCGCCGGTCACGTCGCCGGTGTCGGCGGCGGCGGGCGCGGCGGCGAGCGCGGCGCAGCCCGCAGCGATCGCGGCGCGGAGGGTCATTGTGCCTCGCCGTCGGCCGCAGCCGGTCGTGCGGTCGGAACCGCGCGGTCGGGTTGCGCCGGTCGGCCTGGCGACGCGGCGAGCGTGCCGCCGGCGCGGTCGCGGGACGCGCTGGCGAGCTTGCCGGCGCAGCTCGGCAACTCGTCGGCGCGCAAAAACCCGCTGTCGACGACGGTCTGCTTGACGTTGTCGGCGGTCACGAGCGCGACGCGGACGGCGACGACGGGCACGCGTCCCCCGCCGAGTTCGATCGTGTCGCGCGCGTCGACCGGCTCGCCGCGGGCCAGCGCCGCCGCCACGTCGGCTGCCGCCGTGGCCAGCGGGCGGATGTCCTTGAGCACCTCGACGCTCTGCTTGCCCTCGCACACGAAGTTGACGTTGGCGGCGTCCGCGTCGGCGCCGGCGACGAACACGCCGTCGAGCCCGGCGGCGTCGAGCGCCTGGATCGCGCCGCGCGCCATCCCCGAGTTGTTCGCGAGCACCGCGCTCAGACGGCCGCCGGTCTTGGCGATGGCGTCCTCGACGGTGCGCAGTGCCTGCTCGGGAGCCCACGCGCTGTGGTGTTGGTGCGCGACGATCGTCATGTCCCCGCGGTCGACGTAGGGCGCGAGGGTGTCGAGTACGCCGCGCGTGATCTCGGCGGCGACGCTGTGACCCGACTGGCCGGACAGGATCACCACGTTGCCCTTGCCGCCGGTGGCTTCGATCGCCGCGCGCGCCTGGAGGACACCGACCTGATAGCTGTCGTGCGACACGTAGAAGTCGACGTCGGCGCTGGCGATGGCGCGGTCGTAGGCGACGATCTTGGCGCCGGCCGCGTGGGCCAGGCGCACGTACGCGGCGGCGGCCGCCGTGTCGGTCGGCTGGACGACGACGACCTTCGCGCCGCGCGCGAGCACGTCCTCGACCTGGGCGAGCTGCTTGGCATTGTCGTTGTCTGCGGCCAGCGCGATCACGCGGAGGCCGCGTTCGGCCGCCCGCTGTTCGAAGAACTGCTTGTCCTTCTGGTAGCGTTCCTCCTGCAGGGTCGACAGCAGCAGCGCGACCGCCGGTCGATCGCGGTCGGAGGGATCGGCGGAGCGACACGCGGCGGTCGCGGCACAGATGCACAGCGCGAGTGCGACGGTCCGAGGCAGGGTCGTGGTCACGGGCGGTTCCTTCTGGATGCGACGTCGACGAGCGCGGCCGCCATCAGGACCGCGCCCTTGACGATGAGTTG
This Deltaproteobacteria bacterium DNA region includes the following protein-coding sequences:
- a CDS encoding D-xylose transporter subunit XylF, giving the protein MATHRQGRGPDGGRARRRRIQKEPPVTTTLPRTVALALCICAATAACRSADPSDRDRPAVALLLSTLQEERYQKDKQFFEQRAAERGLRVIALAADNDNAKQLAQVEDVLARGAKVVVVQPTDTAAAAAYVRLAHAAGAKIVAYDRAIASADVDFYVSHDSYQVGVLQARAAIEATGGKGNVVILSGQSGHSVAAEITRGVLDTLAPYVDRGDMTIVAHQHHSAWAPEQALRTVEDAIAKTGGRLSAVLANNSGMARGAIQALDAAGLDGVFVAGADADAANVNFVCEGKQSVEVLKDIRPLATAAADVAAALARGEPVDARDTIELGGGRVPVVAVRVALVTADNVKQTVVDSGFLRADELPSCAGKLASASRDRAGGTLAASPGRPAQPDRAVPTARPAAADGEAQ